A region from the Candidatus Falkowbacteria bacterium genome encodes:
- a CDS encoding type Z 30S ribosomal protein S14, giving the protein MATKAQIAKSNRKPKFSTRVVRRCWRCGRNHGYIRDFNLCRICFRELATAGELPGVTKSSW; this is encoded by the coding sequence ATGGCGACTAAAGCACAAATCGCAAAGTCTAACAGAAAGCCGAAATTTAGCACCAGGGTTGTCCGTCGTTGCTGGCGATGTGGTCGAAACCATGGGTACATCCGTGATTTCAACCTCTGCCGCATCTGTTTTCGCGAACTAGCCACTGCTGGCGAACTTCCAGGGGTGACGAAATCAAGCTGGTAA
- the rpsC gene encoding 30S ribosomal protein S3: MGQKVNPKIFRIGITRTWDSKWFAQGKAYASNLEQDTKVRRYLIKELREAGVDRVEVERNHKKISVGIFTAKPGLIIGRGGAGAEDLKKKIHTKFLKNYKISDITLNITEVDRPNLSAQILAQSMALEIEKRMPFRRVMKQAINRVERAGALGVKVGIKGRLNGAEIARSEVLTSGSIPLHTMRADIDYALTTAATTYGAIGIKVWVYKGEVFGGAQSKKGEVIRERSKK, from the coding sequence ATGGGACAAAAAGTCAATCCAAAAATTTTCCGAATCGGCATTACTAGAACCTGGGATTCGAAGTGGTTTGCTCAAGGCAAGGCCTATGCAAGCAATTTGGAACAGGATACCAAAGTGCGCAGGTATTTGATCAAGGAATTGCGCGAAGCCGGTGTCGATCGCGTAGAAGTCGAACGGAATCATAAGAAGATTTCTGTCGGCATCTTTACTGCTAAGCCGGGACTGATTATCGGCCGCGGTGGCGCAGGTGCGGAAGATTTGAAGAAGAAGATCCACACCAAGTTTTTGAAAAATTATAAGATTTCCGACATTACTTTGAATATCACCGAAGTTGATCGTCCGAATCTGTCAGCCCAAATCCTGGCCCAGTCGATGGCTTTGGAAATCGAGAAGCGCATGCCTTTCCGCCGCGTCATGAAGCAGGCTATCAACCGCGTCGAGCGGGCCGGAGCCTTGGGCGTCAAAGTCGGCATCAAGGGTCGTCTGAACGGTGCGGAAATCGCCCGTAGCGAAGTCCTGACTTCCGGTTCGATCCCGCTGCACACCATGCGCGCAGACATCGATTACGCTCTGACCACTGCCGCCACCACCTACGGCGCTATCGGCATCAAAGTCTGGGTCTACAAAGGCGAAGTATTCGGCGGTGCCCAGTCCAAGAAGGGCGAAGTCATCAGAGAAAGGTCTAAAAAGTAA
- a CDS encoding 50S ribosomal protein L24 has product MKIKKNDKVMILAGKDNGKTGKVLQVFPVRQRVSVEGLNLLIKHLRPRREGEKGQRIEFPAPLNMSNVMLVCTKCGKPTRVAYKVTEGADGAKKTKVRVCKKCKQVID; this is encoded by the coding sequence ATGAAAATCAAGAAAAACGACAAAGTAATGATCCTGGCCGGCAAGGATAACGGCAAGACCGGCAAGGTCCTGCAGGTATTCCCGGTAAGGCAGCGCGTCAGCGTTGAAGGCTTGAATCTTTTGATCAAGCATTTGCGCCCACGTCGCGAAGGCGAGAAAGGCCAGCGCATCGAGTTTCCAGCCCCATTGAACATGTCCAATGTCATGCTGGTCTGCACCAAGTGCGGCAAGCCGACCCGAGTCGCCTATAAGGTCACCGAAGGCGCTGATGGCGCCAAGAAGACCAAGGTGCGAGTATGTAAGAAATGTAAACAAGTGATCGATTAA
- the rplN gene encoding 50S ribosomal protein L14 — MIQMGTRLLVADNSGAKRVQCIKVLGATKKRYARIAEIITVAVKEAAPHMSIKKGDVAHAVIVRVKKEIRRNDGTYIRFSENACVIIDKNKKEPKATRVFGPIAREVRKAGYQKIASLAPEVL; from the coding sequence ATGATACAGATGGGAACACGTTTATTAGTAGCCGACAACAGCGGAGCCAAGAGGGTCCAGTGCATTAAGGTGCTCGGCGCGACCAAGAAGCGCTATGCCCGCATCGCTGAAATCATCACCGTTGCAGTCAAGGAAGCGGCACCGCACATGTCGATCAAGAAGGGTGATGTAGCTCACGCCGTGATTGTTCGCGTCAAGAAAGAGATCAGGCGCAACGACGGGACCTATATCCGCTTCAGCGAGAACGCTTGCGTCATTATCGATAAGAACAAGAAGGAACCGAAGGCCACCCGCGTGTTCGGTCCGATCGCCCGCGAAGTGCGCAAGGCAGGCTATCAGAAGATCGCCTCGCTCGCTCCTGAGGTGCTATAA
- the rpsQ gene encoding 30S ribosomal protein S17 yields MTKEVIKTENTAAAPIHRKFSGVVMSDKMDKTITVKVEQVKIHPKYKKRYTVSTKYKVHDEKNQYKVGDKVNFVECRPLSRDKRWRVVNA; encoded by the coding sequence ATGACTAAAGAAGTTATTAAAACTGAAAATACAGCCGCCGCCCCGATCCACCGCAAATTCAGCGGCGTGGTCATGAGCGACAAGATGGATAAGACCATCACCGTCAAAGTCGAGCAGGTGAAGATCCACCCCAAGTACAAGAAGCGCTATACCGTCAGCACCAAATATAAAGTTCATGACGAGAAGAACCAGTATAAGGTAGGGGATAAGGTCAATTTCGTCGAATGCCGCCCTTTGTCTCGCGACAAGCGCTGGCGCGTAGTTAACGCCTAA
- the rpsH gene encoding 30S ribosomal protein S8: MMDPIADMLTRIRNASAIRKPEVVLPMSKIKFNIGKILQKEGWVERTEVIKADGQKNQGGAFDQLKIVLKYKSDGKSAISSIKRISKPSLRVYVTKEELPRVLNNLGIAIISTSKGLMTNKEARKNGMGGEVVCEIY, from the coding sequence ATGATGGATCCTATTGCGGACATGCTAACAAGGATAAGAAATGCTTCAGCTATCAGAAAGCCAGAGGTTGTTTTACCCATGAGCAAGATCAAGTTCAACATTGGAAAGATATTACAGAAAGAAGGCTGGGTTGAACGCACCGAGGTAATCAAGGCTGATGGCCAGAAAAACCAAGGCGGAGCTTTTGATCAGCTGAAGATCGTCCTGAAGTATAAGTCGGACGGCAAATCAGCTATCAGCTCGATCAAGCGCATCAGCAAGCCTAGCTTGCGCGTTTATGTCACCAAAGAAGAGCTGCCACGCGTCTTGAATAACCTCGGCATCGCTATCATCTCCACTTCCAAGGGGCTGATGACGAACAAAGAGGCTCGCAAGAACGGCATGGGCGGCGAAGTTGT
- the rplP gene encoding 50S ribosomal protein L16 — MLMPKKTKWRKSHKGSRGGKATRMIDVSFGEFGLQSTENCWVTARQIEATRRVLTRYLKKGGKLWIRVFPHKPVTQKSGEVPMGKGKGSVDHYVAVVKPGMVLFEIEGITAELAREAITLAGHKLPVKSKFVTKH; from the coding sequence ATGTTAATGCCCAAGAAAACTAAATGGCGCAAATCACATAAAGGCAGCCGCGGAGGCAAGGCTACTCGCATGATCGATGTCAGTTTCGGCGAGTTCGGCTTGCAGAGCACTGAGAACTGCTGGGTTACCGCCCGTCAGATTGAAGCTACCCGCCGTGTCTTGACCCGCTACTTGAAAAAGGGCGGCAAGCTCTGGATCCGCGTTTTCCCGCACAAGCCGGTCACTCAGAAGTCAGGCGAAGTGCCTATGGGTAAAGGTAAGGGTTCAGTCGATCATTATGTGGCAGTCGTCAAGCCAGGCATGGTCTTGTTCGAAATCGAAGGTATTACCGCTGAATTGGCACGCGAGGCGATAACTTTGGCCGGCCACAAGCTGCCGGTGAAGTCTAAGTTCGTAACTAAGCACTAA
- the rpsS gene encoding 30S ribosomal protein S19 yields the protein MSRSLKKGPYVNERIVKKVLNLKPGDKTVIKVWDRAATITPEMVGFTFGVHNGRQHTPVYVVENMVGHKLGEFSPTRKFVSHGGKMAKDQAKGKK from the coding sequence ATGTCGAGAAGTTTAAAAAAAGGTCCATACGTTAATGAGCGCATCGTAAAGAAGGTGCTGAACCTGAAGCCAGGCGATAAGACTGTGATCAAGGTTTGGGATCGCGCTGCCACCATCACCCCGGAAATGGTAGGATTCACATTCGGCGTCCACAACGGCCGCCAGCACACTCCGGTTTATGTGGTTGAGAACATGGTCGGCCACAAGCTGGGAGAATTCTCTCCGACCAGGAAGTTCGTCAGCCATGGCGGCAAGATGGCCAAAGATCAGGCCAAAGGCAAGAAGTAA
- the rplW gene encoding 50S ribosomal protein L23: MKDLYSEGGKKASDKTESKRKYDQAYRWIVKPLVTEKASVLNALNQYVFAVAKDANKIEVAKAIESIYGVKPVSVNMLRVSGKNVRFGRIQGKRKDWKKAVVTLPAGKSIKVYEGV, translated from the coding sequence ATGAAGGATCTTTATTCGGAAGGCGGCAAGAAAGCGTCTGATAAGACCGAGAGCAAGCGCAAGTATGATCAGGCTTATCGCTGGATCGTCAAGCCGTTGGTTACTGAGAAGGCCAGCGTCCTGAACGCCTTGAACCAATATGTTTTCGCCGTTGCTAAGGATGCCAACAAGATCGAGGTGGCCAAGGCCATCGAGTCGATCTACGGAGTCAAGCCGGTTTCCGTAAACATGCTGCGTGTCTCTGGCAAGAACGTCCGCTTCGGACGCATCCAGGGCAAGCGCAAGGATTGGAAGAAGGCCGTCGTCACTCTGCCGGCCGGCAAGTCGATCAAAGTTTACGAAGGAGTTTAA
- the rpmC gene encoding 50S ribosomal protein L29 produces MELKELKTKSEAELHRSLAESREKLRDLRFKDASRQLKDVREIREVKKLIAQILTLLHLPKQSSDQ; encoded by the coding sequence ATGGAACTAAAAGAGTTAAAAACCAAGAGTGAAGCGGAATTGCACCGTTCGTTGGCCGAATCACGGGAGAAGTTGCGCGATCTGCGCTTCAAGGACGCTTCACGACAGCTGAAGGATGTGCGCGAAATCAGGGAAGTGAAAAAGCTAATTGCCCAGATTTTAACTCTGCTCCATCTGCCGAAGCAGTCGAGTGATCAATAA
- the rplB gene encoding 50S ribosomal protein L2: MAIIKVKPTTNGRRGMSFDDFSDITKREPEKALVIVKKRCSGRNNQGKITVRHRGGGSKRGIRIIDFKRDKFGIPGKVAAIEYDPNRGARLALINYADGAKRYIVAPVDLNVGAAIMSSQEQIEILPGNAMPVKFIPAGVMIYNIELQPGQGGKIARGAGVGVRVMGVEGNFAQIKMPSGEIRLIKKECLCSIGQVSNPDHSKINVGKAGRSRRMGIRPTVRGTAMNPNDHPHGGGEGNQPIGLKHPKTKWGKHALGVKTRRSKKSSSKLIIQRRKKNK, from the coding sequence ATGGCTATTATCAAAGTAAAACCTACAACCAATGGACGGCGCGGAATGAGTTTTGATGATTTTTCAGACATCACCAAACGCGAACCGGAAAAGGCATTGGTCATCGTAAAAAAGCGCTGCTCTGGCCGCAATAACCAGGGTAAGATCACTGTCCGCCATCGCGGCGGCGGTTCTAAGCGCGGCATCCGCATCATCGATTTCAAGCGTGACAAGTTCGGCATTCCGGGCAAGGTCGCAGCTATCGAGTACGATCCGAATCGCGGAGCCCGTTTAGCTTTGATTAATTATGCCGATGGCGCGAAGCGTTATATCGTCGCTCCTGTCGACTTGAATGTCGGCGCAGCCATTATGAGCTCACAAGAGCAGATCGAGATCCTTCCAGGAAACGCGATGCCGGTCAAGTTCATCCCAGCCGGTGTCATGATTTACAATATCGAGTTACAGCCTGGCCAGGGCGGCAAGATCGCCCGCGGTGCCGGTGTCGGAGTCCGCGTGATGGGCGTCGAGGGCAATTTCGCCCAGATCAAGATGCCATCCGGCGAAATCCGCCTGATCAAGAAAGAATGCTTGTGCTCTATCGGCCAAGTCTCCAATCCTGACCATTCGAAGATCAATGTCGGCAAGGCCGGACGCAGCCGCCGTATGGGCATCCGTCCTACCGTCCGCGGTACGGCCATGAATCCGAATGATCATCCACATGGCGGCGGCGAAGGCAACCAGCCGATCGGTTTGAAGCATCCGAAGACCAAGTGGGGCAAGCACGCTTTGGGCGTCAAGACTCGCAGGAGCAAGAAGTCCTCGAGCAAGCTGATCATCCAGAGGCGCAAAAAGAACAAGTAA
- the rplV gene encoding 50S ribosomal protein L22 — protein sequence MEITAKAKHIHMSARKVRLVVDVVRGNKVDQALAQLQFINKLATKPVAKLINSAIANAEHNFNLDRTNLFVKTIRVDEGVTMKRWMPKAHGRATPIRKRSSHIIVTLAEIKDSGSLKAREQKIEAPIKLGTKPTEEEGVKVKKTDKSNVPTETADEKGAKVNDPRYTGRSGHAKVEGGSKGFVGKMFQRKSG from the coding sequence ATGGAAATTACAGCCAAAGCAAAACATATTCACATGTCAGCACGCAAGGTCCGCCTGGTGGTTGATGTGGTGCGCGGCAATAAGGTTGATCAGGCTTTAGCACAGTTGCAGTTCATCAATAAGCTTGCTACCAAACCGGTCGCCAAGCTGATCAATTCGGCTATCGCCAACGCGGAACACAACTTCAATCTGGATCGCACCAACCTGTTCGTCAAGACCATCCGCGTCGATGAAGGCGTGACCATGAAGCGCTGGATGCCTAAGGCTCATGGACGCGCTACCCCGATCCGCAAGCGCTCCAGCCACATCATCGTGACTCTGGCTGAAATCAAAGATAGCGGCAGCCTGAAGGCTCGCGAGCAGAAGATCGAGGCTCCGATCAAACTCGGCACTAAGCCGACCGAAGAAGAGGGAGTCAAGGTCAAGAAGACTGACAAATCAAATGTACCGACCGAGACTGCTGATGAGAAGGGCGCCAAGGTCAATGACCCGCGCTATACCGGACGCAGCGGACACGCTAAAGTCGAAGGCGGCAGCAAAGGCTTCGTCGGCAAGATGTTTCAGCGCAAGAGCGGCTAA
- the rplD gene encoding 50S ribosomal protein L4, protein MTKVKLYNQKAEAIGEQELNDRIFAVALNDGLVHQAVVTQLANERQVLAHTKGRAEVRGGGKKPWKQKGTGRARAGSSRSPIWIGGGVTFGPLNNRNFTKKINTKMKQQALYMALTDKLAHNQLMLLDKVEFTEIKTKVFSEMLKGIETKVLPREAKTKRSALVVLAGKDENTKLSGRNLAGVEVINLDNLNIVDVLKYRDLIMTVDGVKKLEARLK, encoded by the coding sequence ATGACTAAAGTTAAGTTGTACAATCAAAAAGCCGAGGCAATTGGCGAGCAGGAATTGAATGACCGTATTTTCGCTGTTGCTTTGAATGATGGCTTGGTCCATCAGGCAGTCGTTACCCAGCTGGCTAACGAACGACAGGTTTTGGCCCACACCAAAGGTCGCGCTGAAGTGCGCGGCGGCGGCAAGAAGCCATGGAAACAGAAGGGCACCGGACGCGCTCGCGCCGGTTCATCCCGTTCACCGATCTGGATCGGCGGCGGCGTGACCTTCGGTCCGTTGAACAATCGCAATTTCACAAAGAAGATCAACACGAAGATGAAGCAGCAGGCTTTATATATGGCTTTGACCGACAAGTTGGCTCACAATCAGCTGATGCTGCTTGATAAGGTCGAGTTCACCGAAATCAAGACCAAGGTTTTTAGTGAGATGCTTAAGGGTATCGAGACTAAGGTTTTGCCTCGCGAGGCTAAGACTAAGCGCAGCGCTTTGGTCGTATTAGCCGGCAAGGATGAAAATACCAAGCTTTCTGGACGCAACCTGGCTGGCGTCGAGGTCATCAATCTGGACAACCTGAACATCGTCGATGTCCTGAAATACCGCGACCTGATCATGACCGTCGATGGTGTTAAAAAATTAGAAGCAAGATTAAAGTAA
- the rplE gene encoding 50S ribosomal protein L5 → MRLQERYKKEILPSLQKEFGIKNILATPRLVKVVLNVGVGRQTKEQAFVDNVEKTLTRITGQKPVKTKARKSIASFKVREGQIIGLKVTLRGQRMYDFLEKLVSVSFPRIRDFRGISDKMVDKQGNMTIGFKEHTAFPEVRAEDIDNVHGLEICIDTTAENRETGLALFRALGFPFKTEEK, encoded by the coding sequence ATGAGATTACAAGAGCGATACAAAAAGGAAATATTGCCTAGCCTCCAGAAGGAATTCGGCATCAAGAACATCTTGGCAACACCGCGCTTAGTGAAGGTAGTGTTGAACGTCGGTGTCGGCCGCCAGACCAAGGAGCAGGCTTTCGTCGATAACGTCGAGAAGACCCTGACCAGGATCACTGGCCAGAAGCCGGTCAAGACCAAGGCCAGGAAGTCGATTGCTTCTTTCAAGGTCCGTGAGGGCCAGATCATCGGCCTCAAGGTGACTTTGCGCGGCCAGCGGATGTATGACTTCCTCGAGAAGCTGGTATCCGTGTCTTTCCCGCGCATCCGCGACTTCCGCGGCATCTCTGACAAGATGGTCGACAAGCAGGGCAATATGACCATCGGCTTCAAAGAGCACACGGCTTTCCCGGAAGTCAGAGCTGAAGATATCGACAATGTCCATGGCCTGGAGATCTGCATCGACACTACCGCCGAGAACCGCGAGACCGGTTTGGCCCTGTTCCGAGCGTTGGGTTTTCCTTTTAAGACCGAAGAAAAATAA